Within the Desulfatibacillum aliphaticivorans DSM 15576 genome, the region CCTGGATGTCACGCCACACCATCATGGCCTGGTCGAGCAAATCCGATTCCCGCGACCGCTTGAGCTTCTTGTCGTAGGCGAAGCCCAGGGCGTGCTTGCGCCGGCTTTTTTCGCCGGCCAGCTCCTGGACCTTCTTTTGCAATTCCTGAACCCGCAACTGAACCTGGTGGACGGCCTGATCCCTTTGCTCAAAGATCCGGTTGGCAAAGCTCCGGTTCTGCTCCATCTCCCAGGTCAAAAACGCCGATCCCGGCTGCTTGACCGCCGCGTACCGCACATGGCCGGTTTTTTCACCTGCAGGAGCAGGCTTGCCCAAAAAGCGATCCCCTTCCAGATCCCGCACCACGCCCCTGGACGTCCTCACAAACAGGTTCGCCAGGCCGTCGATAAAATCCGCGATCTTTTGCAGCACGGACCGGACCGGGGAAGAAAATCGATCAAACTCCCGTTGGCGGAGCTGCTCCGTCACCCACACGGCCCGGTCTTCAGGCCCGCCCACGTCGCCGGAGTTTTCCGATTTCCAGTTTCCGGCTTCCACCTGGCTCCGGATCTCCCGGGAGAGGACGCCCCGGTCTTTGGCGCTCACTAGGCCCACGTCTTCAAGAAAATGAAACTTTTCATGGGCCAGGGTCCACTGGTCTGCAATATCCCTTTGGAGAAGGATCTCAAAATCCTGGTATTGTCCGGCGATCATCTCCCCGGATTCCAGGCTTCGCCCCCGGCCCAGGGTGAAGGCGGCTTCGTCGGCGCTGATATGGTCCACGGCTCGAATGGTCAAGCTGTCCATGCCTGGATACTTCACCCACACCCCGCCGTCCGTCGAGATCCCCGCGTCCGCGCCGGGAAAATGCTTTCGCACCTGATCCAAAGTCACCGGTTCGCCGGGCGCCCGTCCTGTCGCGTATTGGGCGCCTCCGGCGGCTTGTCGCGGCTCTTCCTCCCGATCCGGCCTCCGGACGTGCTTCATGCGGATAAAGTAGCCGCCCTGCTTTTTCCAGGTGTATTTGTCAATCTCCCGGGCCTGTTCCTCGCTCAAATCCTTGGCGATGACCCCGCGCAACTCCTTCCCTTTTCGAGTTACATGCACCACTTCCGGCGCGTCCGTCACATAAGTCTCGCCTTCCACCTCGCCCTCGCCCGCGCTTTCAGGCCTGGCGTCCTGTCTCGGACGGACCCGGTCCGGGATGGTTCCGTTTTCAATGCGCTCGAAAAATTCCTTGATGGTCTTGGCGTCGCTGTAGTCCCTGGACGCCTGGGAGGAAGGCTGCTGGTCTTTGGAAGCCTCCTTGTCGATGATCACAATCCGCGCATTGACCCTGGTTCCGGCTCGCTCAAACGTGACGCTGGGCAGGGTAATCTCCCCGACCACAAACAACCCCTTCGCCTCGTCGGACTCATACCACTTGTCAAACTTCTTGTCCGCGGCGGGCCCCTTGGGGATAATTGCCGCAATGCGGCCGCCGGGGTTCAAATGCCTGGCCGCCTTGGCTATATGGTCCACGGCCGTCTTGCCCCCGGAGCCGAACGGCGGATTCATCACAATGGCGTCGTACTTGTTTATAATATTGAGATCTTCAAACCGGTGCTCCAAAATCCTGCCTTCCGTGACCATGCGCAACCGGGATGAAAGCTCCCGGGAAGGCTCCACTACGGTCACGTTGGCGGATTCCGGAAACCACCGCGCAATGGCGCCGTGGCCGGCGGAGGGCTCCAGGACTCTATCCCCAGGCCGGATGTCCGCCCACTCCACCATTTTCAACCCCAGGGGCTCGGGCGTGGCAAAATAATCCTTCCCTTCCGCCGCCTTGGTGCGGGAAGTCTTTTTCTGGTTGGCGTAGTACATGGAAACAGCCCGGTCCCATTCGGTCAGGGCCGCGTTGGCCGCCGCGTCCTGTTCCTTGCCGCCCGTTCCTTCTCCCTCGAACCCGGCCGCGTACACATCCGAATTTTCAAACCCGTTGATGAAGGCATCCCGCAACGCCCTGGCCTGCTCTCCCAAGGCCAGGTTCTCCGCCGTGGACGTCCTTTGCGCAATGGTGGTGGCAAAGGCAAACCGCTCCCAGTTGGTGCCCGTGTTCAAATACCGGAACATGGCGTTGCTGGCCTGGCCCACGCGGTAGATCCGGCCCTCCTGCTGGATGGCCGTGGTGGGCTGGGTGGGAAGCCCCAGGTTGAACAGCACCCTGGGATGCCTGCCCGTGGTGTCGTGGAGCGAAATGCCTTCCTTGCCGGCGGCCGACTGCACTAAGATCACTTGCGCCTTTCCGTTATCGTCCTGGAAATCAGCCACGGCCTGGCGGCGCTTGGCCTTGGGGACGTCGCCGTTAAAAATGGCCAGCTCGTCGCCGAACTCCCAGGTCAGGGTCTGGATGGGCGATTTCATGGAGGCGATGGGCAGGTTCCACAGGTCGGCGCGCTTTTCGGCGAACTCCGCAACCAAATCCCCCAACGGAAGGGAGCCTCCGTCCGGGATTTTCACAATCTCCCGGCTTTTCAAATGCCCGGAAAGATTGAACGGGTTAAACCCGCCGCCCTTCTTGAAGTCATGAAACACCACCACTTTCCGCCCAAGATCCATGTGGGCGCGGATATGGGGGATCACCTCCTGGGCCTTGATGGCCTCCAATAAATACCGGCGCGACAAATGGTCAAACTGCTCCATGACCAGTTGGTGAATGGCGGTGTATCGTTTATTTTCCCAAAGCCACTGCAATCCCTCGTCGATGTCGGTTCCTATACCGCTTTCCGCAAGCACGAACTTCCGGTCATAGTCAAAATCAACTTCCAGCATCCGCCCCGAAAGAACCTTTTCCTTTTTCAAAAAGGCGTTGAATTGCCGCTGCATCAGGCCGCGATCCACTTCAGCCTCCGGCTCGGTCAGCTTGTTGTACCGCATCCGGTAGCCAAAATGCTGCATCATAAAGGCTTCATATGGGCCTGGGGCATTGTAGGAATATCCGTCGGACTCAGGATAGCTGAAGAGATACCCCTCCGCCATGTCCACGCTTTTTTCATAGGCGAACGGCGTCGCCGAAAGCATCAGCAGCTTGGGACGGCCCCCTTGCTGGGCTTTTTCCACCTCCTCCATAACCTGGTCCCGCCAATCGGCTAATTGGTCGCTCAGGGATTCCAGTTCCTCGATCTCACTGTCCTTGATGGCTTGCGGATCCATCTTGGAAAGAATCTCGGCCCGCTCGATTTCCTTGGCGTACATCCGCGAATAGCGCTCATGAGCCCCCCTTGAATGCAGGGTAAGGGCCCGCACAGCGTTCAAGGCGTTGGTTCTTTGTCCGGATTTGTTTTGGGAGAGATAATGGGCTTCGTCCGCGATCACCAGGTCCCAATCGCGTTTCACAAGGCTGGCGTTGACGCCCAGGTTGGCGTAGGTGGTCACCACAATGCCCTTGCCGCCGTTGTCTCTGGTGTCGGAAAGCTGCTTCACGTCCAGATGCAGATTTCTGGCGAATTCAATCCAGCCGTTGGCCACCTGGTCGCTGGGGACGGCTATCAGAATATTGTCCCTGCTCTGGCGTTCATAGCGCTTAGCCACGCCAAGGCCCACGGCCGTCTTGCCCGTGCCGGTCCCGTTGGTGAACAGCACCCCGTGACCGTCAACGTTGGCGAAGCGGCGTTCCGCAAAAACCACATCCTGGCGCTGTCCGGTGGTAAGGAAGGGCAGGGACTGATCGGCGTTTTCCTGGTTGCCGGGCTTCACGGCAACCTTTTGGGCGGCCTTTTGGGCCGCCGCCTTGTCTATTCCTGCAGGGCTTTGCGAAGAAGATTTTCCAACTGCTTCTGCTGAGACGGACTCAAAAAATACTCCTTCGAGGCCAGAATCACCGCTTCGTTCACCGTGTTCACTTCCGGCAGGGCGTTCCCCAGCTCCGGCCTGTTCTCCAGATACCTGCTGATCGCGTCCCTTTCCAGAAGCAGCGGCCTCACGACCTGGAACCCCAGAATCGTCATTGGATCGTTCCCGGCCTTTTCCAGGTCCTTGCCTTCCTTCTCGCAGGCCTCCGTCACCTGGTCCTGATCCATCTTGAACCACTTCCGGGCCCACTTGGTCCTCAGCTTTTGCGTCTCCGCTATTTCGTTCCAGATCACCGCCGCCACGTTCAGCATTTTCTTTACCCCCTGTCGGTTCCTCTTCAATGTCCTTGGCCTCGGTCATGCCCTGGGCGTCGAATCCCGGATAATACCTTACAGCCTCGTACCAGCTTCGTAAATGGGGTTTCGCAGCCTCTCCCAAATCCTGCAGCATGGCCTTGGAGTAAGCCGCAAAACTCCGGGCCCCCGCCTCGATGTGATATCCGGCCAGGGTGATTCCCGCCTGGACAAGCTCCGGGTCCAGCCCCATGCTTACCTGGTTCAGTTTCTTCCGAAGCAGCTTCCGGGCTTCCTCGGCCGCATCCCTGGTGAAAACTGTGTTGGACTCGCCGTAACCCGGTATTTGTTTCGATTCCTCAACAGTCAGGTTTTCCGTGACGGTTGCAGGCTGATTCCTGGTTTGCTTCGGCTTTTTGCTTACGCCGGTTATGACCTCCGCAAGATTCTTGGGCTTTTTAACTTTTTCGGGTGGGGAGGCAGTTTTTTTCTCGGCTTGGGCGGCCGTCTCCGGAGGCTTCTCCGGCTTGGTCTGGGGCTGGCTGAAAAGATCCTGCTGGCCCTGGGAGGGGGCTAATCCTGATTGGTCAGAATCCGGTGAATCCGAAGGCTTTCCAAGGCGTCCTGTATCACCCTTTGGGTCTCTTCCTTGGACAATTTCCGGGACGGCGTCTGAGACGGCTTGGTAGAATCGGTCTTTAACGGCCGATCGTTCTTTGTTTGAGCCTGCATCGTGCAACTCCCTGGCTGCTTGGTTTAAAAGGTCGCTGACAGTCCCCTTACTATGGGCCAAACGGTTAATAATGTCAATAACCTGGGCCGCCTGTTCGGCGATATCCTTGCTGGCTTCCACGTCGATCACGTTGCCCGCTTCCGACAGCCTGTCCGCGCTGGCTTTTTTGCCCACAACCCCGAACAGCCGCTTGTCGTTGGCCAGCCTTTTCAGGGTGTAATCCAGGATCTCCGCCTTTTCCGTGGCCAGGGACTCCCTTATCATCTCCGCGCCGAACAAAGACTGCTGCTCCGTCTCCACGGTTGGGGCGCCCTTGACCACATTGATCAACTGCTCCACAAAGCCCTGGGAGATGTTGCCGCGCTTCTTCCGTTCCTTGGCGAGCAGCCTTACAAGGTCCAGTTGGGCCGCATCATCGCCGGGCAACCCGTTGCCGATGGCCACTCCCCAAGGCCTGGGCAGGTCCCCGGACTTCACCTGCCCGAACAAAAAGTCGCTCAACTGGGCAAGGGCCATGCCTTCCCTGGCGATCTTGCCCTTTAAGGAAATATTAAATTTTTCCTGGAGGGCCTCTTTGTCGATGTTGAGCTTTCTGAATATCGTGGCAGCGTCCTCGGGAGATCCCTGCCCCTCTGCAATGTTTTGCAAAGCGCCTGCAACCATGGCGCCTTCGGCTGTTTCAGCGTCCGAAAACCTGACAGTTATACTTTCTGCCCCGGTCCTTTGTGCCAGTTCCAGCCGATGGTGCCCGTTGATCACATACACCTTGCCGTCTTCCGGGTCTTTCCAAACCGTCACCAGACCGGCCAGGTTGGGGTCGAACTTCTTGATCCCCTTGAGCTTGGAATTCACCCCGCCCTGTCCCATGCCGCGCTTGTATTGAAAACGGTCCGGGTCGGCGATGATCTCCCGGGGATCCATGTCCATCACCCGGCCCGAACCCACAAGTCCGGCGCCTGGCGCTGCGGCCGATTCCGGCTGGGCTTGCCCGCCTTCCTCCGGCGGCTCCGGGCTGGAGGCCATTTTCACCTCCGCTTCCGGGAAGAGCATAAGGGCCAACCCGTTGGCGTATTGATCCACCACATTGGAGGGGTCTGGATACTCCTTGCTCACCTTATCCCGGCTGCCCAATTCCCGGACCCGATCCCCAACCGCCGCAACCTGGCCTGGAGACAATTTCCCTGCCAGTTCCGCCAGGGTTCCGGCCATGGTCTCCCCATCAAGGGCCTGATCCTCCTGACGCAAGGCGTCCATGGTCTCCTGTTTCATGCGCGCCTGCTCTTCAGCCTGAGCCTGGGCTTGCGCATCGGCCTGGGCTTTGGCCTGCTTTTCAGCCTGCCGCCTGGCCTTCACCAGGTCGATCACCTGGCCGTGGACCGCGTCCACCTTGGCTTCTTCAGCTTCGCGGGTAGCCCGTTGGGCTTCAAGGGCTTCGTTCCGGACGCCCGGCGCCTTGCCCGCGGCTCCGGCCTCCACCGGACCGCTCGCCATGCCCTGATCCTGCATGGGCTTCGCCTGGATCTCTTCGTCCAGGGAAATGCTCTCCCCGTTCGTAATGGCCTGGGTGGATGTCTGGCTCCACACTTTAGCTAACACCGGGTCGATATCCTTGATGGCTTCCGAAACATGCTTGGCCGCCTGCATTCTCGCACGCGGGTCCGCCTGGCCGTCCTGAAGAAGACTCCCGATCCTGCCCCGTTGCAGGGCGTTTCCTCCGGCGCCGATCACGCCGAAAATCAAACCCGCCGTGGTCGAAGGCCCGAAAGCCTGCTTGGCCGCGTCCCAAAAACTCATGTCGCCCATGCCAGCGTCGCGGGCGATATTGGCCTGAACCCCGGCCGTCGCCATTTCGCCGCCAGCCTCGACGGCCGCCGTACCAGCCACGCGGGATAGGGTCTGAGCCCAGCTTCGCCTGAGCAACCCCTTGACGCCGGTTTTCAAGACTTGCTTTCCAGGGGCCATGACAGGCTTTGCCAGCCCGGCGGTTACAGCCTCCAACAAATCCGTGGCAAACTCAAAACCGCCTTCAGCCAGGGCGTGCTTCAACGCGGCCTTTTCGCTCACGGACCGGACGATTCCCATTTCATCGGCCTGCTCCAGGAACTCATCCCAGGCGGCCACGCCGTACAGGGTTCCTCCCGAAAGGGCGTAACCAGCAATAGCGCCTACCGGGGCGCCAATGCCGCCAGCCGCCGCGCCTGCTGCGGCTCCCGCAGCCGTTGCAGGCCCTTGGGCCGTCACCGACTGCACCACGCTCTGCAGCCCTTCGTACAGCCACCTTCGGAGGCCTGACTCCGCCTGCTTGGACGGCCTTAAAAAATCATGCTTCCACGTCGCGTCCTGGGCTTGGCGAACCATGGCGCCGCCAAGCCGCCCCATGCCTTCGTCAATGGGATCGTCGCCAACCATCCTGTCCACGCCCCGAAGCACCCGCCCGGTCATTTCATAAGCGCCCACCAGGCCGCTGGCGGATGCAGAGGCCATGTCTCCTATCAGCCCGCGATCCGCCGCCTTGGGTGCGTAAGGCGCCATATTCTGGGCCACAAAGTTGTGACGCACCCTTTGTTGATCATCCAGGCTTAGGCTATAAAACTCATCGTCGGTCAACTGGTCTTCAAAATAGCCTGTAAGCGCATTAATTTTCTTGGATAAGGGAAGGTCTTTGGCCTGGGCGGAACCCAGCCACCTCTGGGCTTCACGATTCAGCATGTCACCTCGATCAATTGCCGGGTCGAAGGGTTATCCCCTGGGGATTCAAACTGTTAAGCACGTCCGCCAAACTCACCTGGTTCTTGGCCGCCGGCTCTTTGCTTCTGCGCGTATTGCTCCCCTTGGCGTTCGATGTGCCCGCTGCTTGAAACCCACCCGATGTGGCGTGAAGCGTTGCAGGCCCCAACTCGCCGGGGACTTCCACCATGGGAACGGAATTTGGATCTTTTTTGTACGCCTCATCCTTTTTTTTACTAACCCCGTCCAGGTAATCGCGCCAACTCGCACCGTCTGGAGGAGGATCCTCTTCACCTGGCCCGCCGCCCTTAAACAAACTGCTCAGGGAGCTTTGCTCCTGCAGCCTGGACACAATCCGCGAAATATACTGAGACTCAAAACTTTCATAATCCCCGTATTCAGCTTGTGCGGCTTCATCCAATTTGCTCCACTGGTACTGGGCCTCTTCCTCCAGCGCGGCCATATCCTTGGGAGTAATCTTCACCCCGCCGCCCAACAGCTTTTCAAAGGCCCCCAGCCTTTTAATCCGGGAGTCGAACTGCCCCTGCAGCTTCATCCGGTCAGGCTCCGCCAGCCCCGGTTCGTTCAAGCGTTTGCCCAACTCTGTGATGGCGTCCAGCTCATGGACCAAAACAGCCTTGGAATACTGATCCGGAGAAGACATGAAGCTGTTCACCTTGTTCGTGGCGTCCAACCGCGAAACCACGGTCTTGGAATCCCGGCCGGCGTAGAACATGGACGCCTGGGAGGGCGACAGGCCGAAGGTGTTGGCCCAATCCTCCAGGCTTTTCACTTCCGTGGGGCTTCCGGCTTCGCCCTTGGCCTTTTTATCCTCAACCCTGGCAAGACCCAGCTCCGCGTCGCGCCTCAAAATCTTCTCCGAAGGCTTCCTGCCTTTCATAAAGGCTTTGGCTTCCTTGCCGCTCAACCCAAAGGCCTTAACCCATTCCTGGGCCGTGCGGGTTTCTCCGGCGGATCCCGCCATGGTCCGGGCGGTCGCCATGTCCTTTTCCAGGCGTTTGATGCCGTCTTCCAAAACGCTGACGTCAATCCCCTGGGCCGCATACCGGGCCTTGGCCCGTTCCAGCTCAAGCACCTGCTTTTTCAGCCACGGCTCCGGGTTTTCCTTAAATGCGGCCAGATTCCTCTGAGCAATCGATAAACGCTCCTGGAGCTTAGGTTCTTCCGGGTTCTGTTCAATCGCCATTTCCAGCCTGGCAATCTGATCCTCCAGGGTTCTGCCCGGCTCGGTCACAGCCAACGTGTTGGCTACAATCGGGCCGGACATGCGTTTGAACTCCGCCCGCGATACCCGCGTTCCGTCCTTTTTCACAAACTCCCCGGTTTTTTCGTCCAGGGCGGCCCCCAGGGCCTTTTCCCAGGCAGGAAGAACATGGGGGATAAAATGGTTGGTCAGGGCCAGGCTGTCCGAAGGCGCCACTTCGGACAGACGCAGCGGACTGTTCATGTGCTTGATCTCCGCCGCACGCTCCCTGAGAATCGGCTCTTCGTAATCCTGGAAAATCTTCCGGTCATAAGCGGCCTGATCCCGCCTCAAGGCCATGTTCTCGCCAACAAGGGCGGCGTTGCCTATTCCCGCCTGGCCTTGCTGGATGGTCCGGGAAAGGTTTCCCAAAGCATCGGATACTTGCGTCATAAGCCTTCTCCTTATCCGAAACCGGTGGATGTGTCCCCCGGATCGTGGCTGTTCGCCCTGGACATGTCGCTGGATTTGTTTGTTCCGTTGCCGGCGGCCGCGTTGCCGCCAAAATTGCCGGCGTTCACATTGGCGTTGGCGCCCGTATTGCCCGAGTTGGCTGTGCTGGTCGCATTTGTCGTACTGGTCGCGTTGGCGGTGCTGCCCATATTCCCGCCGGTCCCGCCATAGTTGTCCCTGCCGGCGCTCTCACTGTTCCCGCCATAGTCGCCGTAATTCCCGGTCGCATTGCCCGCGCCCTGGTAGCCGTCAGCATTTGGCCCATTGGTCTGTTCATTCGGCTCATTGCCGTCTTCATTGGAAATGTTGGCAAAACTGCTTTCGTCAAAGCCCTTACGATTGGGGCCGTCTATGACCTTTTCGTCTTCAAAACCAAAAAGGTTCCCCAGCTTTTCCATGGCGAAATCCCTTAAATTGCCAAATAAAGTAACCTTCTTGCCCTCTTCCAGGGCATATTGCATCTTGGCGAATTCTCGATTGGTGATGTCCGGATGGTTGGGATTCGTTATGGTTTTATCTTCTTTCTGCTGCTGATCTAAAGACTTCCTTGCGGCCCTGTAGGCGTCCCAATTGGCTTCTTCACGGGTCTTGCCTGTCAAACGCTCCACTTCCCTGTCCACGGCCATGGCCTTCACAGGGGCGTTTAAAGCCGCACCCCGGATGATTCCTATCGGTCCTAGACCAATATCTCTAATTGTGGATTTTAAAAAATCCCCTAATCGTTTTCCCCGCTCTTCGCCCGTTCTCAAGGAATCAACAAGTTCACCGGCGGTTTGCACCGTGCGCATGCCCGGAACCTCCTTGGCGATCTCCGGCATGGCGCCCCTGCCAAAAGCCGTTTGGGCGCCAACCTCGTCAGACCCCGGTACGCCGTAATTATCCCCCTTATGCGCATCGCCGCCGGAATTATCGTAGGGATTGATGTCCATATCCAACAGACTCCCCGTGGAAGCGTAAACGCTCTCATTAAGCCCGCCTGCCAACGAGACCGGTGCGGATGAAGCCGCTGCATCCTGGCCTTGCTGGTAGTAGTACCGGCTGGATAAAGACCCAATAGGCCTGGTGACGCTGGCCGAACGCCCCGTCACTCCGCTTCGCTGCCTGGAATAGTCCCGTAAATTCATCACCACCAGTCGCCTCCCGAAATTGCTTCGACGGCTCCGCCGCCAACGGCGGACAGCACCGTGGAATACACGTCCCCGCCGGAAGCCAGGTAGGCGGTTGCACCGGAGACGGCGGCGCTTCCCATGATCTCCCGTTCGCGTTTTCCGCCAAAGGGAATGTAATCCCGGCCAAGGTCCGCCCCCAGGGTGGTTCCTGCAAGAATTCCGGCGGGAATCGCGACATAATGGTCCTTCAAGGCCCCCACCCAGTTGCCCGCGTCGCCCGCGCCTTCCGACGAAAAAAACTTGGCCGTCTCGCCCGCGCCCATCTTGGCCGCTTCCG harbors:
- a CDS encoding DEAD/DEAH box helicase family protein, producing the protein MLNREAQRWLGSAQAKDLPLSKKINALTGYFEDQLTDDEFYSLSLDDQQRVRHNFVAQNMAPYAPKAADRGLIGDMASASASGLVGAYEMTGRVLRGVDRMVGDDPIDEGMGRLGGAMVRQAQDATWKHDFLRPSKQAESGLRRWLYEGLQSVVQSVTAQGPATAAGAAAGAAAGGIGAPVGAIAGYALSGGTLYGVAAWDEFLEQADEMGIVRSVSEKAALKHALAEGGFEFATDLLEAVTAGLAKPVMAPGKQVLKTGVKGLLRRSWAQTLSRVAGTAAVEAGGEMATAGVQANIARDAGMGDMSFWDAAKQAFGPSTTAGLIFGVIGAGGNALQRGRIGSLLQDGQADPRARMQAAKHVSEAIKDIDPVLAKVWSQTSTQAITNGESISLDEEIQAKPMQDQGMASGPVEAGAAGKAPGVRNEALEAQRATREAEEAKVDAVHGQVIDLVKARRQAEKQAKAQADAQAQAQAEEQARMKQETMDALRQEDQALDGETMAGTLAELAGKLSPGQVAAVGDRVRELGSRDKVSKEYPDPSNVVDQYANGLALMLFPEAEVKMASSPEPPEEGGQAQPESAAAPGAGLVGSGRVMDMDPREIIADPDRFQYKRGMGQGGVNSKLKGIKKFDPNLAGLVTVWKDPEDGKVYVINGHHRLELAQRTGAESITVRFSDAETAEGAMVAGALQNIAEGQGSPEDAATIFRKLNIDKEALQEKFNISLKGKIAREGMALAQLSDFLFGQVKSGDLPRPWGVAIGNGLPGDDAAQLDLVRLLAKERKKRGNISQGFVEQLINVVKGAPTVETEQQSLFGAEMIRESLATEKAEILDYTLKRLANDKRLFGVVGKKASADRLSEAGNVIDVEASKDIAEQAAQVIDIINRLAHSKGTVSDLLNQAARELHDAGSNKERSAVKDRFYQAVSDAVPEIVQGRDPKGDTGRLGKPSDSPDSDQSGLAPSQGQQDLFSQPQTKPEKPPETAAQAEKKTASPPEKVKKPKNLAEVITGVSKKPKQTRNQPATVTENLTVEESKQIPGYGESNTVFTRDAAEEARKLLRKKLNQVSMGLDPELVQAGITLAGYHIEAGARSFAAYSKAMLQDLGEAAKPHLRSWYEAVRYYPGFDAQGMTEAKDIEEEPTGGKENAERGGGDLERNSGDAKAEDQVGPEVVQDGSGPGDGGLREGRQGPGKGRERSNDDSGVPGREAAASGKGRDQQVSGEQAGAGERPAGSEHGERSGDSGLEGVFFESVSAEAVGKSSSQSPAGIDKAAAQKAAQKVAVKPGNQENADQSLPFLTTGQRQDVVFAERRFANVDGHGVLFTNGTGTGKTAVGLGVAKRYERQSRDNILIAVPSDQVANGWIEFARNLHLDVKQLSDTRDNGGKGIVVTTYANLGVNASLVKRDWDLVIADEAHYLSQNKSGQRTNALNAVRALTLHSRGAHERYSRMYAKEIERAEILSKMDPQAIKDSEIEELESLSDQLADWRDQVMEEVEKAQQGGRPKLLMLSATPFAYEKSVDMAEGYLFSYPESDGYSYNAPGPYEAFMMQHFGYRMRYNKLTEPEAEVDRGLMQRQFNAFLKKEKVLSGRMLEVDFDYDRKFVLAESGIGTDIDEGLQWLWENKRYTAIHQLVMEQFDHLSRRYLLEAIKAQEVIPHIRAHMDLGRKVVVFHDFKKGGGFNPFNLSGHLKSREIVKIPDGGSLPLGDLVAEFAEKRADLWNLPIASMKSPIQTLTWEFGDELAIFNGDVPKAKRRQAVADFQDDNGKAQVILVQSAAGKEGISLHDTTGRHPRVLFNLGLPTQPTTAIQQEGRIYRVGQASNAMFRYLNTGTNWERFAFATTIAQRTSTAENLALGEQARALRDAFINGFENSDVYAAGFEGEGTGGKEQDAAANAALTEWDRAVSMYYANQKKTSRTKAAEGKDYFATPEPLGLKMVEWADIRPGDRVLEPSAGHGAIARWFPESANVTVVEPSRELSSRLRMVTEGRILEHRFEDLNIINKYDAIVMNPPFGSGGKTAVDHIAKAARHLNPGGRIAAIIPKGPAADKKFDKWYESDEAKGLFVVGEITLPSVTFERAGTRVNARIVIIDKEASKDQQPSSQASRDYSDAKTIKEFFERIENGTIPDRVRPRQDARPESAGEGEVEGETYVTDAPEVVHVTRKGKELRGVIAKDLSEEQAREIDKYTWKKQGGYFIRMKHVRRPDREEEPRQAAGGAQYATGRAPGEPVTLDQVRKHFPGADAGISTDGGVWVKYPGMDSLTIRAVDHISADEAAFTLGRGRSLESGEMIAGQYQDFEILLQRDIADQWTLAHEKFHFLEDVGLVSAKDRGVLSREIRSQVEAGNWKSENSGDVGGPEDRAVWVTEQLRQREFDRFSSPVRSVLQKIADFIDGLANLFVRTSRGVVRDLEGDRFLGKPAPAGEKTGHVRYAAVKQPGSAFLTWEMEQNRSFANRIFEQRDQAVHQVQLRVQELQKKVQELAGEKSRRKHALGFAYDKKLKRSRESDLLDQAMMVWRDIQGHPDKIAEFRAWAEKALKAPETSREGRIAIREQLGLLNRVEALTDEQKALADEIGALFEEAYTVAEANGVVKSWRDNYVRRIWKFKDKFKDSVSASGTGTSGFQTFTTARMGRKLDTILDGWMEGYELGVKGLTNSYGSYMTELESILANKDFIRSGYYLRDLEGGRLFDTRKRKGYAELDAPGFNVWEWAGQVGSDIGPQGAVSLFVSDYGRKFFFSPIERVPETFAVYKSKDSTRAYRVFLSEDDAQEFAARKQCDRIERRPPKDIAESWEQRRLYAPAELARMINKMTTGDRLFWDTPGLKALSRLNQALKSWILLSSFFHHMAGARSWMFGVQHGWRKTTETVDGDDVKTGGWNPVSAYKMGLRKIEERHPLITLGIKNGLTLGEIQDWGEGQLRDERGLAEELLRKLGLEKASKVMGGMGYARERFADSLFKKFFAGLKAEAFVIEFVHELQKTQDRHVKQGIKGGVDENAVAERVARLINADFGGLHLKRMGRNPTLQNISRMALLAPDWTESNFRTVTGMIPGLNKWINRIIGDIPGPKGMDSIYRRFWGRIALRVALATIMAQLLLNGPDDTEEFWKEQAGTERFKKFRWTEVDITRLYEMLGIETEGRKTFSIGGHFFDPLKLIDPPRLIKGKASPLGRAGEAVMTGTDWAERPFTGLGEFIATGKTRKDSPFDEKKGFWNRLPATVVNQVTNMQPVQVGYMIRYFAGEEDGLSALMLSAGASIHTAWAPRERMPVTRAESKEDQVYEALEDLADKEMLRLGPPSGRITVGGVPYKMSREQYLDYLERSSSLARSRITELMATARWNRMSDEAKAAAVEKIIKSARSKVRGKMKKSHT